One Nicotiana tomentosiformis chromosome 4, ASM39032v3, whole genome shotgun sequence genomic window carries:
- the LOC104098335 gene encoding lignin-forming anionic peroxidase-like: MSFKSSFAAMVYAAICILLLLSFNLCEAQLTTSFYAKTCPKALSTIQKVVSRAVSRERRMAASLIRLHFHDCFVQGCDASILLDEASNITSEKTAIPNQGSVRGFDVVETAKRELEKICPGVVSCADILTVAARDASIAVCGPSWKVKLGRRDSTMANRTLANIDIPRPFDNLDTLISRFAKKGLSAKEMVALSGAHTIGQSQCSSFRNRIYNASDIDASFASIRRRQCPRNGGNGTLAPLDLVTDKKFDNNYFKNLMQKKGLLQSDQVLFSGGLIDSIVSKYSKTNSAFLADFAKAMVKMADIQPLTGRNGIIRRVCNNVN, translated from the exons ATGAGCTTCAAAAGCTCTTTTGCAGCTATGGTGTACGCCGCAATTTGTATTCTGCTATTGCTTTCATTCAATCTATGTGAAGCTCAGTTAACTACATCATTTTATGCAAAAACATGTCCTAAGGCGCTTAGCACGATTCAGAAGGTTGTGAGTCGAGCAGTATCGCGTGAACGTCGCATGGCAGCTTCACTCATTCGCCTTCATTTCCACGATTGCTTTGTCCaa GGTTGTGATGCATCAATCTTACTTGACGAGGCTTCAAATATCACAAGTGAGAAGACAGCTATACCTAATCAAGGATCTGTAAGAGGTTTTGATGTTGTTGAGACCGCAAAGAGGGAGCTCGAAAAAATATGCCCTGGTGTAGTATCTTGTGCGGACATTTTGACCGTTGCAGCACGAGATGCTTCTATCGCT GTTTGCGGGCCATCATGGAAGGTTAAACTTGGAAGAAGAGACTCCACGATGGCAAATCGTACTCTAGCAAACATTGATATTCCTAGGCCCTTTGATAATCTTGACACTCTTATTTCTAGATTTGCTAAGAAAGGACTTAGCGCAAAGGAAATGGTTGCCTTGTCAG GGGCACACACCATTGGCCAATCACAATGCTCTTCATTTCGGAACAGAATATACAATGCATCAGATATAGATGCAAGTTTTGCTAGCATTAGAAGACGTCAATGTCCAAGAAATGGAGGGAATGGAACTTTAGCACCACTTGATTTGGTCACAGACAAAAAATTTGACAACAATTATTTCAAGAACCTAATGCAGAAGAAAGGCCTACTTCAATCTGATCAAGTTCTTTTCAGTGGAGGATTAATAGATAGTATTGTTTCAAAATATAGCAAAACTAATAGTGCGTTTTTAGCGGACTTTGCTAAAGCTATGGTTAAAATGGCAGATATTCAACCTCTAACTGGTCGAAACGGGATCATAAGGAGGGTCTGTAACAATGTCAACTAA